The genomic interval GAAGGTAAGTGCCTAGAGATGGGTAACACAGCCAGTGAGTGATAAAGATTGAAACCCAAGTCCATTGATCTCCAGAGCCAGTGTCTTGACTACCCCATTGTCCTGCCTTTGTATACTCTGACAATGCCCTAGCAAGAGAATCTAATACCTATAAAGACTATCGCTCATAATGTGTATAATGGCTAACACATTTGAAAACTTTCTGTGTGCCAGACCCTTTGCTAGGGGCTGTCACGTGCGTTATCTCATTGAATCTTCACACCAACTGTTCAGGTTAACTCTGACTGTGTCCATTTTCCTGATGAGGAAACAGGGTCAGACAGTCTAGTGATTTGCCCAAGATTTCCCAGCTAAGATGGGGAATCTATAGTATTTGCCACAGAAAGAATCTATTTCATGTCTTAGCCACTCAACTTTTCAAATACTAGCTCATATTCTGTATTTGATCTCCATTTTCAGTTGGGAAAAGAAACAGATATTCATCCAAAGACTAGGTACCCCAGGGAGGCAGCTGTGAAAGAGGGGAAGGAACTGAAAGGCCCCTCTGGTGCCCTGGAACAGGACCGTCTCCTGTAAGCTGTCCCTCTGCCTCGGGTGTTATTTTGACCTCAGCTAATGCAAATAATGGGCTTTTTGTACTTGGGCGGAATGAATGAAGTGCAAATGCCACCAGCAAAGAGAGCAGAGAGGGGAAAGTCAATGTGCGTGTGTTCAGAGGGCTCTTGGTTTCGACTTCATCATAAAATGAGATTtataagccagacatggtggctcactcctgtaatcccagcaccttgggagggtcaggcattcaagaccagcctgggcaacatagagagaccaatctctacacaaaaaaatattaaaaatttgtccaggtgtgctggctcacacctgtatttccagctactcaggaggctgtggttgaggtgggaggatcatttgagccttgggaaactgaggctgcagtgagctacgatcttGCCAGTACACTCCAtgctgggagacagtgagattctgtctcagcaaaaaaaagacaaaatttgcattaaaagatgcagaaagagggagaagagaaggaaagaaaagaaaggatggatggaaggaaattAGGCAATCATGGATTAGTAATTCACAGCTGTGGCTCATCTTTTGGGAGCTTCACGGGTCAACTGGTTTCTTAAGTTTTtgcttaaaacataatttttgctatttacaaacataaaatatactCATCTTTGgaaatttagaaaacacagaTAAGCATTCAGGAAACAAAAAACATGTGCATCTATGTGCGTGTACTAATTTTGACAACATGGCATCATTTTGTGCATAAGGGTTGTAACctgcttttaaaattcaacagtgcCATATTCAGTTCTCCATGCCATTGAATGTGCTACCACAACGTCATTTTAATAGCTCAAGAGTATCCTTTTATAGATGTAccaaatttattcaaatatttggatatttaggttgttgcTACTCTTTCACTATATTAAATCAATCACTTTGAACATCTTTGTAGGTATATTTTTACCTCATTGGCTATATCCTTAAAATAAATTGCTATATGTAGAATGCTTGGGTCAAAGAGTACATGCAAATTTTAGGGTTTTGATATATATCGACAAATTTCTCCCTAGAAATGTTATGTCAATCTGCCAGGCCTCCAACCGAAGGAGCAAGTGAAAGTGCCCAGCTCACTGCATTCTTTGCAATATTGGGGAAGCATAGTTGGCAGGAGCATGAGGTTTGTAATCAGACACCTCTACCACCTGCTAACTGTGTGGTcttagacaagtcacttaaccattCTGGGTCTCAATTTTCTTACCTGGGTGGCTGtgaggatcacatgagatcaTGTATGTAGAGTGCTAAGTGCCTGCCCATAgtgagcactcaataaatgaaagatattctatatttataaatGGTTCCTGCCCACCTCTGAGGTGTTATTCCCGGAGAATGGCCACAGACTGAGCAAAGACTTCTGAAATCTCTTTTATAACCAGTATCTATTCCATCCTCTGCTGCTGTTATGGGCTCCTTGGCTCAGTCATTTCTGCCCTTCCGTTCTCCAGCACTAGGTGACTGTTAGCAGGGAGGATTCTCAGGTCTCATACATGAATTACCGTCTTGCTTTTCTCATGTTGATAATGCTGAGTATTGCAAACCAGTAAAGAAACCCAGAGTGGGTTTCCAAACTGAGAtgattaataataacaatagcaacaGCTGTCGCTTATTGAGTATCAgttgtgtaccaggcactgtactaCTAAACCCTTTACATGGCTTATCCCATTCAGTCTCGTAACAGTCTCAGAAGTGGTGGGGATTTGCTCGgtgtcacacagctagaaagtgacaGATCTGGGATTGGATTCCAAGCCTGTCTGATTTCAAAGTCTATTCTTTAACCACTTTCGTGCTGTGCTCTTTAATTTAGAAAGGTTCAGtggggaagggtgtgtgtgtgtgtgtgtgtgtgtgtgtgtgtacatgtttgcGTTAATGAGTATGGACGTGTACATGTTTGCAActgtgcacatatatgtgtgtttgtgtgtaaatgtgtgtgcacTCATTAGAATAATACTTTCTCAGGGccactatgtgctaggcactgtgcaaGTTCTTGGGGATATGATGGTGAACAAAAGAGAAATGATCCCAGCTCTCGCAAACCTTACTGAATAATGAAGACcaatagtgaatgaatgaatgtaagaatgaagaaataaataaattataggttACTGCCACGAAGGAAATAAACAGGGTGCAGTCACAGAAAGTAACAGGGTCACAAACTTTAGATTGGAGGTTGAGGGAAGGCCTTTCTGAAAGGGTGACATTTAAGTTTGCATGTTGAAAAACTAATCTTTACATATTGTCTTGCCTTCGGTTTCATAAGAAGGTCCAGCCATCGCCCATCATTCACTGTGAATGGTGTGAGATGCTGGGCAGAATGTCTGTGCTATGAGGGCTTGGACTTCTGTTTCTATCTTTTGCGTTTCACTGAGTGACGGCACTCCGGTAACACTGTGCAGGCCTCTCAGAATTTTTTATCTTGTACACTATCCAGTCAAACTGAACATTCAGGAGAGCTAGGAGAGGTTTGTATGGGAAAGAGGACCAACGTCCCAGACAACCTCTCCAGCTGGTCAGTCTTCCTTTGTCTCCACATCCACCCTCTCTCCATTATGTTGGATAGATGATAGGCTCCAGGTTTTAAGCACTGTCTAGAAGagctctttccctcctccctccttgcctGAGTGGGTGTTGAGAATGGGGAAAACATTCATCCTTGTCCTGAGCCATTCTGGACATTTGAGATCTCAGATTCAGTGGCTATCACAGGCACAATTAGATTAGTGTCTATGGGACCAAAGGACACTCCAACCCTCTTAACCAATCCACATGAACTTTGTAAGAAGAAACTAAGTACCTCTTGACCCTCAGCATTCTGCTTTTGCAAAATGGGGTCCAAGCAACTACTTCCCTTCCCATTACTTATCGTTCCCATTACTAATCAATTTCCTACTTGGCTAATCTGTTTTGCTACCTTGGTTCAGTCTCTTAACATCCCTATGCCTCATATTGTGGTTTTAACTCCTAGAGTTGTGTGAATGACCAGCACAGGTAAATGTTAAGCCCTTTATAAAGTTCTGTGGAGTCCCTATTTGGTGTATTTAAAATACCAGctgtaaaataaaactagatGATAGCAACAACCAAACACTTTTACTTCTAGAAAAGTATCCTTAAGGAGCTAATTGGATCCAGGTCCAAAGGTATCTATACAAAGATGCTCATTGAAATGCTGTTaacataattggaaaaaaatggaaataaccaaGCAGTCCACATATATGACATTTGCTGAGGGTGAATGCTACTTCTGAAAATTAATATCTCCAGGCCAAAAGCAATTCAGTGCACAAAGAGAGTGATTACGCTGATTTGGGATAATCACAGTCTGTTTCATATTAAATGAGGGTACTGCATGTCCTAAGCACAAATTAGAAACAAAGTGTAGCCCCTGACAACTAGGCAGTTTCCATCTGAACAGGCCTTGCAGGCCTCATACATATGACTTAGGGGCTGAATGCCTGAAATGTGGAAAGCAGAGTCCCAGAGTGTTTCGAATATTTCTCTTAACTGCTTCCCTTCTAGGATTCTCTGAAATGTTAAGGGAAAGTGGGTTGGTGTGCCACAGTCCAAAGTCCTGTATGGTCACCGGGTGCCCCAGAGCACAGTTTGTTAGCCACATTACTCCCTTACCTTTAAAGTACAGCACTTTAAAAAGCTGGTGTTTACCTCCCTCCCTGCCTACCtacctcccctccttccttccttccttcctctctctttctttctctccttctctttctttctttccttcctttctctctttctctctctttctttctctttctttctttcttccttttctccttccttccttcttcctttctttccttgtttctttcttctgactgagtctcactctgttgtctcagctcactgcaatatctgcctcccagacacaagcaattatcctgcctcagccttctgagtagctgggattacaggtgtgcaccaccatacccagctaaattttgtatttttagtaaagacagcatttcaccatattggccaggctggtctctaagtcctggcttcaagtgatctgcccgtctcggcctcccagagagctgggattacaggtgtgagccaccgcacctggcctattcatTTCTATAGGAGgcttttcataatattttaatgaagtaAAAATGGCTTTAATAACAATATATGTTGTGAAAACAATGAATGCATGAATAGAAACAAATCCTAGAAGGAGTATACCTGCAGAGGACAATGGCTATTTCTGGATATTATCACtaggataattatttttttagcttttctgtgtttccttcaaggtaaaaaaaatgaagtatgtaTTACTGAAAAAAGCTACATTCATTTTGAAAACGATAAATGCCTAACATGTCTTCTAAATCTTCCTTGTCAGATGATAGCATGTCTCCAAATCAGTGGCGTTACTCTTCTCCATGGACAAAGCCACAGCCAGAAGTACCTGTCACAAACCGTGCCAACTGCAGCTTACATGTGCCTGGTCCCGTGGCTGTGAATCAGTTCTCACCATCCCTGGCTAGAAGGGCCTCCATTCGGCCTGGAGAGCTGTGGCATTTCTCCTCTGTGGCCGGCCCCAGTTCCTTAGAGCCTGGCTACTCTCATGCCTTCCCGGCTCGGCACCTGGTTCCAGAGCCCCAACCTGATGGGAAACGTGAGCCTTTCCTAAGTCTTCTCCAGCAAGACAGATGCTTAGCCCGTCCTCAGGAATCTGCTGCCAGGGAGAATGGAAGCACAGGGTTGCTCTTCAACATGCATCCCGGCTCCGTCCACTGTAAGGAAATGCCTACAGATACTTGGAGGGGTGCCTCTGGTTGGTTGTGGCTGAGAGTGAGTTGGCATGAGATGAGGTGCCCAGACTAATTGCTGCCACTCTGGACATAGGGCTGCTGAGGGACAGAATGTTCGCTTAAATGTTCCATATATTTTCACTATGCTTCATTGACATTCACAGTTTAATAGCTAAAGGGTTACATAGATAGTCAGCCAGATGGACTAGGCCCAAAGTACTCACCCTAGCCCGTCAACTTGGCCTTACCTTAGAAAAATGATGGGCTGCTGCCTAATATCGTAGGGTCCTGTGTTCACATCGTTGGGAGCAATTAAATAAGGCATTTGCCAAATAGAGCTCCATGACGTACCTACAGCCTCAAACTGTAGCCTCCAAACAAGTTGCCAACTTGC from Callithrix jacchus isolate 240 chromosome X, calJac240_pri, whole genome shotgun sequence carries:
- the VGLL1 gene encoding transcription cofactor vestigial-like protein 1, giving the protein MEEEMKKNAIRLPKGKQKPIKTEWNSRCVLFTYFQGDISSVVDEHFSRALSNIKSPQELTPSSQSDGVMLKNDDSMSPNQWRYSSPWTKPQPEVPVTNRANCSLHVPGPVAVNQFSPSLARRASIRPGELWHFSSVAGPSSLEPGYSHAFPARHLVPEPQPDGKREPFLSLLQQDRCLARPQESAARENGSTGLLFNMHPGSVHYKKLYVSRGAASTSHPNESLSELVTPGKYSLTPPNHWGHPHRYLQHL